In a single window of the Elusimicrobiaceae bacterium genome:
- the rpoB gene encoding DNA-directed RNA polymerase subunit beta, translated as MKQVNFAKIPQTLKLPNLLELQKRSFAEFVQHDSKPSERQLQGLQAAFIDVFPIDAPDSSMRLDFIRYELGDPRYITPEEATVRDGTYSAPLKAWLSLSVQQKNGKLKEVMEQDVTLCDLPLMTENGCFIFNGSERVIVSQLHRSPGVIFEEDEEKKQSTIGKQLYFARIIPYRGAWVEFEFDLANVLWVRLDRKKKILATTFLRACGLETNAEILQTFYPFEEVEVKPAAADDVIGRYAVEDIVDTNTGEVLWNLDEKGTEPIDDKAFKLLVDRNIRKIKVIFGNPRQDDPAILLTLDSKKDTSRTSKEAQQDIYKKLRGQDFVVKEQAEQFLENLIFENLRRYDLSYVGRYKVNKKLLPIYEQLRLINSKRFNVPADKRRTLCLEDIIATVKYLLALNSGQSHIEYKGKKYLFEMDDIDHLGNRRVRGIGELLENQIRVGLSQMARTVRDRMNKDDENPTPRSLVNAQPVQAIIRKFFGTSQLSQFLDQINPLSELTHKRRLSALGPGGLNRKRAGFEVRDVHHTHYGRICPIETPEGPNIGLITSLACYARVNEYGLLEAPYKRVENGKVTTKVDYLTADKEDEFKVAQSNTPVDGSSVINSDVVYARYRSDYPILTPDLVNYMDISPLQVISLSAALIPFLEHDDANRALMGCNMQRQGVPLLLPEFPLVGTGVEGACAADSGACRVARRSGRVIFASGELIAVQPEDSAPPKVDMYTLIKYKRSNQDTCINQVPLVKSGDRVKAGDVLADGPASHAGQLALGRNLLVGFLSWEGYNYEDAILVSEKLVKEDVFTSIHLHEFETEARTTKLGPEEITRDIPNVGAEALSHLDDQGIVMPSTVVQPGDILVGKVTPKGEQQLTPEERLLKVIFGRKAEDVVDASLRVPPGVSGKVVGTRVFVRKEKLSKIEERARLKQIEADRDGKLANITAQRKAALENIKNSGQKSEEERINLFFKLMEKRAVDEYEREMELAKQGDELAVTVNKTVKVYVASKRKLMVGDKLSGRHGNKGVVAKILPEEDMPFMPDGTPIDIVLSPLGIPSRMNVGQLFETMLGWAGKQLNTQMVCPVFDGPTEDDVLAKVNEARQSLMDKGVPEKHLPDEYCRITLYDGRTGAAFAEKVTIGYMYIMKLIHLVEDKVHARSTGPYSLITRQPLGGKAQFGGQRFGEMEVWAIEGYGATYTLQEFLTVKSDDFVGRTKMYEAIIKGEPPMQPGVPESLKVLVKELQALGLSVNLVKTSEGETAAQAAAVESSKTAAAGK; from the coding sequence ATGAAACAGGTAAATTTCGCCAAGATTCCTCAGACGCTTAAACTTCCCAATCTTTTAGAACTGCAGAAGCGTTCTTTTGCCGAATTCGTTCAGCATGACAGCAAGCCCAGCGAGCGCCAGCTGCAGGGGCTTCAGGCCGCGTTTATTGATGTGTTTCCGATTGATGCGCCGGATTCCAGCATGCGGCTGGATTTTATCCGCTATGAACTTGGCGACCCGCGTTATATCACTCCCGAAGAGGCCACCGTGCGCGACGGCACATACAGCGCGCCGCTCAAGGCGTGGCTGTCGCTTTCCGTGCAGCAGAAGAACGGCAAGCTGAAGGAAGTCATGGAGCAGGACGTCACTTTGTGCGACCTGCCGCTGATGACGGAAAACGGGTGCTTCATTTTCAACGGGTCAGAGCGCGTTATCGTAAGCCAGCTGCACCGTTCGCCCGGCGTTATTTTTGAGGAAGACGAAGAAAAAAAACAGTCCACCATAGGCAAACAGCTTTATTTCGCGCGCATTATCCCGTACCGGGGCGCGTGGGTGGAATTCGAATTTGATCTGGCGAACGTGCTGTGGGTCCGGCTGGACCGCAAGAAAAAAATTCTCGCGACCACCTTTTTAAGAGCCTGCGGACTGGAAACCAACGCCGAAATCCTGCAGACTTTCTATCCTTTTGAAGAAGTTGAAGTGAAGCCCGCCGCCGCGGACGACGTTATCGGCCGCTACGCGGTTGAGGACATTGTTGATACCAACACCGGCGAGGTGCTTTGGAACCTTGACGAAAAAGGAACCGAACCGATTGACGACAAGGCGTTCAAGCTGCTGGTTGACCGCAATATCAGGAAAATCAAGGTCATTTTCGGCAATCCCCGGCAGGACGATCCCGCCATACTGCTTACGCTTGACAGCAAGAAAGACACCTCCCGCACCTCCAAGGAAGCCCAGCAGGATATTTACAAAAAGCTGCGCGGTCAGGATTTCGTGGTGAAAGAGCAGGCGGAACAGTTCCTTGAGAATCTTATATTCGAGAATCTCCGCCGCTACGATCTTAGTTATGTGGGCCGTTACAAGGTCAACAAGAAACTGCTGCCGATTTACGAGCAGCTCCGGCTCATCAACTCCAAGCGCTTCAACGTGCCCGCGGACAAGCGCAGAACGCTGTGCCTCGAAGACATTATCGCGACGGTGAAATATCTGCTGGCGCTCAACAGCGGCCAGTCGCATATCGAGTACAAGGGCAAAAAATATCTGTTCGAGATGGACGATATTGATCATCTGGGCAACCGCCGCGTGCGCGGGATAGGCGAGCTGCTGGAAAACCAGATCCGGGTCGGACTGTCGCAGATGGCGCGCACCGTGCGCGACCGGATGAACAAGGACGACGAAAACCCGACGCCGCGCTCGCTGGTCAACGCGCAGCCGGTGCAGGCGATCATCCGCAAGTTTTTCGGCACGAGCCAGCTGTCGCAGTTTCTCGACCAGATCAATCCGCTGTCGGAGCTGACTCACAAACGGCGGCTTTCGGCGCTGGGGCCCGGCGGTCTGAACAGAAAGCGCGCGGGGTTCGAAGTCCGCGACGTGCATCACACCCATTATGGCCGCATCTGCCCGATTGAAACGCCGGAAGGCCCGAACATCGGCCTCATCACTTCGCTGGCGTGCTACGCCCGGGTCAACGAATACGGGCTGCTGGAGGCTCCTTACAAGCGGGTGGAAAACGGCAAGGTGACCACGAAAGTGGATTATCTGACGGCCGACAAGGAAGACGAATTCAAAGTCGCGCAGTCAAACACGCCGGTGGACGGCAGTTCCGTCATCAACAGCGACGTGGTGTACGCGCGGTACCGGTCGGACTATCCGATCCTGACGCCGGATCTTGTCAATTATATGGATATTTCGCCGCTGCAGGTCATCTCGCTGTCGGCCGCGCTGATCCCGTTTCTTGAACATGACGACGCGAACCGCGCGCTGATGGGCTGCAACATGCAGCGCCAGGGCGTGCCGCTGCTGCTGCCCGAGTTTCCGCTGGTGGGCACCGGCGTGGAAGGCGCGTGCGCCGCCGATTCGGGCGCGTGCCGCGTGGCGCGCAGGAGCGGACGGGTGATTTTCGCGTCCGGCGAGCTGATTGCCGTGCAGCCGGAAGATTCCGCTCCGCCGAAAGTGGACATGTACACTCTGATCAAATACAAGCGGTCCAATCAGGACACCTGCATCAACCAGGTGCCGCTTGTGAAAAGCGGCGACCGGGTCAAAGCAGGCGACGTGCTCGCCGACGGGCCCGCTTCCCATGCCGGCCAGCTGGCGCTCGGGCGCAACCTGCTGGTCGGATTTTTAAGCTGGGAAGGGTATAATTACGAAGACGCCATTCTGGTTTCCGAAAAGCTCGTGAAGGAGGACGTGTTCACTTCCATCCACCTGCATGAGTTTGAAACCGAAGCGCGCACCACAAAGCTCGGCCCCGAAGAAATCACCCGGGATATCCCCAACGTGGGCGCGGAAGCGCTGTCGCACCTTGACGATCAGGGCATTGTAATGCCCTCGACAGTGGTGCAGCCGGGCGATATTCTGGTCGGCAAGGTTACGCCGAAAGGCGAACAGCAGCTGACTCCCGAGGAACGGCTCCTGAAAGTCATTTTCGGCCGCAAGGCCGAAGACGTGGTGGACGCGTCGCTGCGGGTGCCGCCGGGCGTTTCGGGCAAAGTGGTGGGTACGCGGGTGTTCGTGCGCAAGGAAAAGCTTTCAAAAATAGAGGAACGCGCGCGCCTCAAGCAGATCGAAGCCGATCGCGACGGCAAGCTCGCCAACATCACCGCGCAGCGCAAAGCCGCGCTTGAAAACATCAAAAACAGCGGGCAGAAATCCGAGGAAGAGCGTATCAACCTGTTCTTCAAGCTGATGGAAAAACGCGCGGTGGACGAATACGAGCGCGAGATGGAGCTTGCCAAGCAGGGCGACGAGCTGGCCGTCACCGTCAATAAGACCGTAAAGGTTTATGTGGCGTCAAAACGCAAGCTGATGGTCGGCGACAAACTGTCGGGCCGGCACGGCAACAAAGGCGTTGTGGCGAAAATTCTGCCGGAAGAGGATATGCCTTTCATGCCGGACGGCACTCCGATTGACATAGTGCTGTCGCCGCTGGGCATTCCGTCGCGCATGAACGTGGGCCAGCTGTTTGAAACCATGCTGGGCTGGGCGGGAAAACAGCTCAATACCCAGATGGTCTGCCCCGTGTTCGACGGCCCGACCGAGGACGACGTGCTGGCCAAGGTCAACGAGGCCCGCCAGTCGCTCATGGACAAAGGCGTGCCGGAAAAGCATCTGCCTGATGAATACTGCCGCATCACACTCTATGACGGTCGGACAGGCGCGGCGTTCGCGGAGAAAGTCACCATCGGCTACATGTACATCATGAAGCTGATCCATCTGGTCGAGGACAAGGTGCACGCCCGGTCAACCGGCCCGTACAGCCTTATCACGCGCCAGCCGCTCGGCGGCAAAGCTCAGTTCGGCGGGCAGCGGTTCGGCGAAATGGAAGTGTGGGCCATAGAGGGTTACGGCGCGACTTACACGCTGCAGGAATTCCTGACCGTCAAGTCCGACGATTTCGTCGGCCGCACCAAGATGTACGAAGCCATTATCAAGGGCGAGCCGCCCATGCAGCCCGGTGTGCCGGAATCGCTGAAAGTGCTTGTGAAGGAATTGCAGGCGCTGGGGCTGAGCGTGAATCTGGTAAAGACTTCCGAGGGCGAAACCGCGGCGCAGGCAGCCGCGGTTGAGTCCTCCAAAACCGCGGCTGCGGGCAAATAG
- the rplL gene encoding 50S ribosomal protein L7/L12, whose amino-acid sequence MGITKDEMLDSIASMTVLELSELVKAIETKFDVKAAPAMGGMMMAAPAAGAAAAVEEKTEFNVMLTGLSDTTKKIGVIKVVREITGLGLKEAKDLVEGAPKAVKENVAKADADEMQKKLVEAGATIELK is encoded by the coding sequence ATGGGTATCACAAAAGACGAAATGCTTGATTCTATTGCCAGCATGACCGTGCTCGAACTCTCCGAGCTTGTCAAGGCGATTGAGACGAAATTTGACGTGAAGGCCGCGCCCGCCATGGGTGGAATGATGATGGCCGCTCCCGCTGCCGGCGCTGCCGCCGCAGTGGAGGAAAAGACCGAGTTCAACGTTATGCTGACCGGCCTGTCCGACACCACCAAGAAGATCGGCGTCATCAAGGTTGTCCGGGAAATCACCGGACTGGGCCTGAAAGAAGCGAAAGACCTTGTGGAAGGCGCGCCCAAAGCCGTGAAAGAGAATGTCGCCAAAGCGGATGCCGACGAGATGCAGAAGAAGCTCGTTGAAGCCGGCGCAACCATTGAACTGAAGTAA
- the rplJ gene encoding 50S ribosomal protein L10, protein MNLSKEQKIDRSSKLAEEIKASEGLFFASYQGLKFVELARLREKLTDVKAQFRVERNSVVNFALRNAEVAGTPDILKGPTAITILKGGDIVEAAKVLAAFEKEFPALKIKAGYATKNWFSEEDCKKLSMLGTRAETLSHLACALYTSVSRIASVLQAPIRDLAFALKALEDKKREGETAA, encoded by the coding sequence ATGAACCTTAGCAAAGAACAGAAAATAGACAGGTCGTCGAAACTGGCTGAGGAAATTAAAGCCTCAGAGGGTTTATTCTTTGCCTCTTATCAGGGTCTGAAATTCGTGGAGCTTGCCCGGCTGCGGGAAAAGCTTACGGATGTGAAGGCGCAGTTCCGCGTCGAGCGCAATTCCGTAGTGAATTTTGCGCTGAGAAATGCGGAAGTCGCCGGCACGCCGGACATTCTGAAAGGGCCGACCGCCATTACCATCCTGAAAGGCGGCGATATCGTTGAAGCCGCCAAGGTATTGGCGGCGTTCGAAAAAGAATTCCCCGCGCTTAAAATAAAAGCCGGTTATGCGACGAAGAATTGGTTCAGCGAAGAGGACTGCAAGAAGCTGTCAATGCTTGGCACCCGGGCGGAAACGCTCAGCCATCTCGCCTGCGCTCTGTATACGAGCGTCAGCCGGATTGCTTCCGTGCTTCAGGCTCCGATACGCGACTTGGCGTTCGCGCTGAAAGCTCTCGAAGACAAAAAAAGAGAGGGCGAAACCGCAGCCTGA
- a CDS encoding response regulator translates to MTAKRKILIIDTPKGARRMEQLLDKAGYSLRSTSVKADADTAVNIWKPDLILVNIFLHEFNTSEFIEAMQKLPGAQNIKILVVSEEPDIALVTGEHPAVQGYLPKPIDFGILNDLIKATCGKGTHEHKPTVLLADDDQTSSDLIRRFLEIEYYRPVQTSTVPDTLRLIEQEAPAALIIAPLLADGTGLGVIKQLRKTNKDLPIIVVSALKLGEPQERGYLTGHTEFAAQKIPDSYILETVARLLAAETEQRPAETARPRVLIADDQPMLLSLMREMLSAAGFEVRTAEEGNETLKLVYEFNPEIVVLDYALPFKTGFDITLELRANPLYANTPIMILTAVSDKQLKLKGLSLGIDDYMIKPVDTDELIARIRMILKRTRQVLDSNPLTKLPGNPSIQAHVERRLTRKEQFAVLYLDLDNFKAFNDIYGFDAGDKVIQAAATLIVTHTKKSEGGDGFIGHIGGDDFIAACSLDKAEEIARNIIRDFDAIAPSFYSEADRARGYIVTEDRLGKQQRFPLISISIGIAHNRERELTSFTQISEIGSELKHRAKQETGSKYIIDRRKNHKAAA, encoded by the coding sequence ATGACGGCAAAGCGGAAAATTCTCATCATTGACACGCCCAAAGGCGCTCGCCGGATGGAACAACTGCTCGACAAAGCGGGCTACAGCCTCCGGTCAACCTCAGTCAAGGCAGACGCTGACACCGCCGTAAATATCTGGAAGCCGGATCTGATACTCGTAAACATTTTCCTGCACGAGTTCAACACCTCGGAATTTATCGAGGCCATGCAGAAACTGCCCGGCGCGCAGAATATAAAAATTCTCGTCGTAAGCGAGGAACCCGACATCGCGCTGGTGACCGGCGAACACCCGGCCGTACAGGGCTATCTGCCCAAACCGATAGACTTCGGAATACTGAACGATCTCATCAAGGCAACCTGCGGAAAAGGCACGCACGAGCACAAACCCACCGTCCTGCTTGCCGACGACGATCAGACTTCGTCCGACCTCATCCGGCGATTTCTTGAAATAGAATATTATCGCCCGGTTCAGACTTCCACCGTGCCGGACACGCTGCGCCTGATAGAGCAGGAAGCGCCGGCGGCGCTGATCATCGCGCCGCTGCTGGCAGACGGAACCGGGCTGGGCGTGATCAAGCAACTCCGCAAAACCAATAAAGACCTGCCGATTATCGTCGTAAGCGCGCTCAAGCTGGGCGAACCGCAGGAGCGCGGTTACCTTACCGGACACACCGAGTTCGCCGCGCAGAAAATACCCGACTCCTACATACTGGAAACCGTGGCCAGACTGCTCGCCGCGGAAACGGAACAGCGCCCCGCCGAAACAGCCCGCCCGCGCGTGCTTATTGCCGACGACCAGCCTATGCTTCTGAGCCTCATGCGCGAAATGCTTTCCGCCGCCGGCTTTGAGGTGCGCACCGCCGAAGAAGGCAACGAAACGTTGAAACTTGTTTACGAATTCAACCCGGAAATCGTCGTGCTTGATTATGCCTTGCCTTTCAAAACCGGTTTTGACATCACGCTCGAGCTGCGCGCCAATCCGCTGTACGCCAACACCCCGATCATGATTCTGACGGCGGTTTCCGACAAGCAGCTCAAGCTCAAGGGCCTGAGCCTCGGCATTGACGACTACATGATAAAACCCGTGGACACCGACGAACTGATCGCGCGGATCCGCATGATTTTAAAACGCACACGGCAGGTGCTGGACTCCAACCCGCTTACCAAACTGCCGGGCAACCCGTCCATCCAGGCGCATGTCGAGCGCAGACTAACGCGCAAGGAGCAATTCGCGGTCTTATATCTGGATCTGGATAATTTCAAGGCCTTCAACGATATTTACGGCTTCGACGCCGGCGACAAGGTGATACAGGCCGCGGCCACGCTCATCGTCACGCATACGAAAAAAAGCGAAGGCGGCGACGGTTTTATCGGGCATATCGGCGGCGACGATTTCATCGCGGCCTGCTCGCTGGACAAAGCGGAGGAAATTGCGCGCAACATCATCCGCGATTTCGACGCGATCGCCCCGTCGTTTTATTCCGAAGCGGACCGCGCGCGCGGCTACATCGTGACGGAGGACCGGCTCGGCAAGCAGCAGCGGTTTCCGCTGATCTCGATTTCGATAGGCATTGCGCATAACAGGGAACGCGAGCTCACGTCATTTACGCAGATCAGCGAAATCGGATCCGAGCTTAAACACCGCGCGAAACAGGAAACCGGCAGCAAGTATATCATAGACCGCCGCAAAAACCACAAAGCCGCGGCCTGA
- a CDS encoding DUF1207 domain-containing protein, translating into MKKLFLLAAACCLTGQICRAAELLPPKKLFSPFAADLTQPAFAVRLTGVVGSNRLAEINMGDEFGIARWAAGRNRLQFGIMGGVAARFDISRVTNDFQVADFSLAFPIDYVADGWGLRATYWHTSSHVGDDYIISNGTLPAQLEKHVTDDFRLIGDYRPAAGLRLYGGLFYAFNIIPRTSDRWHAQCGMEGEKRIDSHAWFAAVNLAAHAKYGWQPSFNSRAGWKYYGAVSDAALFCEFFSGHLPYLALSDQTETHWSFGFSIAM; encoded by the coding sequence GTGAAAAAACTTTTTTTGCTGGCGGCCGCATGCTGCCTGACCGGCCAGATCTGCCGGGCCGCGGAACTGCTGCCGCCTAAAAAACTATTCAGCCCGTTTGCGGCCGACCTTACCCAGCCCGCGTTTGCCGTGCGGCTGACCGGGGTGGTCGGCTCGAACAGGCTGGCCGAAATCAATATGGGCGACGAGTTCGGCATCGCGCGCTGGGCCGCAGGTCGGAACAGGCTGCAGTTCGGCATCATGGGCGGAGTGGCCGCGCGGTTTGACATTTCGCGCGTCACCAACGATTTTCAGGTGGCTGATTTCTCGCTTGCGTTTCCGATTGACTATGTGGCGGATGGCTGGGGCCTGCGCGCGACTTACTGGCACACCAGTTCGCACGTCGGCGACGATTATATTATTTCAAACGGCACGCTGCCCGCCCAGCTGGAAAAACATGTCACCGACGATTTCCGCCTGATCGGCGATTACCGGCCTGCCGCCGGCCTGCGCCTTTACGGCGGGCTGTTCTACGCGTTTAACATTATTCCCCGCACCTCCGACCGCTGGCATGCCCAGTGCGGAATGGAGGGCGAAAAGCGGATTGACAGCCACGCGTGGTTCGCCGCAGTCAATCTCGCGGCACACGCAAAATACGGATGGCAGCCGTCGTTCAACTCGCGCGCCGGCTGGAAATATTACGGCGCGGTTTCGGATGCCGCATTGTTCTGCGAGTTTTTCAGCGGGCATTTGCCGTATCTTGCGTTATCGGATCAGACGGAAACCCACTGGTCTTTCGGATTCAGCATAGCGATGTAA
- a CDS encoding 3-hydroxyacyl-CoA dehydrogenase family protein: MPVTAIGIIGSCAQSTDLALRSAEKGMQVRIYDVARSALNLAMARVDWTLRKSGNREIAANIEPVQKLDKLAGADIVIEAGNTSQERFLLFRKLEEVMGSSGIICIRCGHSDPFSVIGEVSTPDRFVGMNLAEPVSVNRFAELARFEKTSDETLDLAVEYLKKLGKEPLVGRYSAGMISGRLLYMYILAGIVLLEKGRGLVHEIDSAVRENMKVPAGPFELVDRFGIDSFCGLGAYIYKSLGQPERFAPPKTADRLNQYGECGRRSGLGFYVYEEGQIAGINPRLKDIVKYLGLSEALPGQLCAEIFSAVATEAKLVAADAMVSEYDVELAVRMAFGWPKGPSGMAKEAGESVVPGASGELQGDLL; this comes from the coding sequence ATGCCGGTTACAGCTATTGGAATTATCGGTTCATGCGCGCAGTCTACGGATCTGGCGCTGCGCTCCGCGGAAAAAGGCATGCAGGTGCGGATTTATGACGTGGCCCGTTCGGCGCTTAATCTGGCGATGGCGCGGGTTGACTGGACATTGCGCAAGTCCGGCAACCGCGAAATCGCCGCCAATATCGAGCCGGTTCAAAAGCTAGACAAACTGGCCGGCGCCGATATCGTGATCGAGGCGGGCAACACCTCGCAGGAACGGTTTCTGCTTTTCAGGAAACTTGAGGAAGTGATGGGTTCGTCCGGAATAATCTGCATCCGCTGCGGACACAGCGATCCGTTTTCCGTGATCGGCGAGGTGTCCACGCCGGACCGGTTTGTTGGAATGAATCTGGCGGAGCCGGTAAGCGTGAACCGGTTCGCCGAGCTGGCCCGGTTTGAAAAAACTTCCGACGAAACGCTGGATCTGGCGGTTGAATATCTGAAAAAACTCGGCAAGGAGCCGCTGGTGGGCCGGTATTCGGCCGGCATGATTTCCGGACGGCTGCTTTACATGTATATTCTGGCCGGCATCGTGCTGCTGGAGAAGGGGCGGGGTCTGGTGCATGAAATTGACTCCGCCGTGCGCGAGAACATGAAGGTGCCCGCCGGGCCGTTTGAGCTGGTTGACCGGTTCGGCATTGATTCGTTCTGCGGGCTGGGCGCGTATATTTACAAGTCGCTGGGCCAGCCGGAACGCTTCGCGCCTCCGAAAACGGCGGACCGGCTGAATCAATACGGGGAATGCGGACGCCGGTCGGGGCTGGGGTTTTATGTGTATGAGGAGGGCCAGATAGCGGGCATTAATCCCCGGCTGAAAGATATTGTGAAGTATCTGGGCCTGAGCGAGGCGCTGCCCGGGCAGTTGTGCGCGGAAATTTTTTCGGCGGTCGCCACGGAGGCGAAACTTGTCGCGGCCGACGCGATGGTTTCGGAGTATGACGTGGAACTCGCGGTTCGCATGGCGTTCGGCTGGCCGAAAGGCCCGTCGGGCATGGCGAAAGAAGCCGGCGAGTCCGTCGTGCCCGGAGCCAGCGGCGAATTGCAGGGGGATCTGCTGTGA
- a CDS encoding tyrosine recombinase, with product MAGRQKLFAPEGARPEGAYAELLNGFSRHILLERGLSSNTHDAYVGDVRHFLAYCARGGADPAQAQSGYLDSYLWRLRSADKLAPGSLFRKMESVKAFYKFLAVEDLLKEDPTRFFRAPKMPQKLPGFLTAAEIDELLRFPAVSFAELRTAAILELFYACGIRVSELVGLRLESLNLEEGWVMVFGKGGKERIVPVYPDACLHLLRYLADRRKWFAGKTTASELFLNRSGRGISRTQVWKDIRKLGAAAGLKRPLHPHLFRHTFATHLLAGGADLRALQEMLGHASLATTQIYTHIEKSELKNIHGAHHPRG from the coding sequence ATGGCTGGCCGCCAGAAACTTTTTGCGCCGGAAGGCGCCAGGCCGGAAGGCGCATATGCCGAGCTGCTGAACGGGTTCTCCCGGCACATTCTGCTGGAGCGGGGTCTGTCCTCCAACACGCATGACGCATATGTGGGCGACGTGCGGCATTTTCTTGCTTATTGCGCGCGTGGCGGCGCGGATCCTGCGCAGGCGCAGAGCGGATATCTTGACAGTTATTTGTGGCGGCTGCGTTCGGCGGACAAACTCGCGCCGGGCAGCCTGTTCCGCAAGATGGAGTCGGTGAAGGCGTTTTACAAGTTTCTCGCGGTGGAGGATCTGCTGAAGGAAGATCCAACCCGGTTTTTTCGCGCGCCCAAAATGCCGCAGAAGCTGCCGGGCTTTCTGACTGCCGCCGAAATTGACGAACTGCTCCGGTTCCCTGCGGTGAGCTTCGCGGAACTGCGGACGGCGGCTATTCTGGAACTGTTTTACGCGTGCGGGATCCGGGTGTCGGAACTGGTCGGTCTGCGGCTGGAATCGCTTAATCTGGAAGAAGGCTGGGTGATGGTGTTCGGCAAGGGCGGCAAGGAACGCATCGTGCCGGTTTATCCGGACGCGTGCCTGCATCTGCTCCGTTATCTGGCCGACCGGCGCAAATGGTTCGCCGGGAAAACCACCGCGTCCGAACTGTTTTTAAACCGCTCGGGCCGGGGGATCAGCCGGACGCAGGTCTGGAAAGATATCAGAAAGCTGGGCGCGGCGGCGGGTTTGAAGCGGCCGCTTCATCCGCATCTGTTCCGGCACACTTTCGCGACGCATCTGCTGGCGGGCGGAGCGGATTTGAGGGCTTTGCAGGAAATGCTCGGGCACGCGAGCCTGGCCACGACGCAGATTTACACGCATATTGAAAAATCGGAGCTTAAAAATATACACGGGGCGCATCATCCCAGAGGTTAA
- the recA gene encoding recombinase RecA — protein MAKEVKQEIGKFKDGKQESNKTKALELAMSQIEKAFGKEALVRLGSKSAMKGIDVIPTGALSLDLALGVGGLPRGRVIEVYGPEAGGKTTLSLHVIAQAQKTGGTVAFIDAEHALDPLYARKIGVDIDNLLISQPDSGEQALEITEKLVRSGALDLIVIDSVAALVPKAEIEGEMGDAHVGLQARLMSQALRKLTSLVSKTKTCIIFINQLRQKIGVMFGNPETTPGGLALKFYASVRIDIRRIENIKRGDEVVGSRIRAKVLKNKVAPPYRSGEFVMMHGEGISREGCIIDMGVQAKLVEKAGSWYIYKDEKLGQGYDNARLFLKEHRELADELEKLLRDKYLTLGKDIFAAEEAEQAGAAATEDA, from the coding sequence ATGGCAAAAGAGGTTAAGCAGGAGATCGGCAAGTTTAAGGACGGGAAGCAGGAGAGCAACAAGACCAAGGCGCTGGAACTGGCGATGTCGCAGATAGAAAAGGCGTTCGGCAAGGAAGCGCTGGTGCGGCTGGGCTCGAAAAGCGCGATGAAAGGGATTGACGTCATTCCGACGGGCGCGCTGTCACTCGATCTGGCGCTGGGCGTGGGCGGACTGCCGCGCGGCAGAGTGATTGAAGTTTACGGGCCGGAAGCCGGCGGCAAGACCACGTTGAGCCTGCATGTGATCGCGCAGGCCCAGAAAACCGGCGGCACGGTCGCGTTTATTGATGCGGAACACGCGCTGGATCCGCTGTATGCGCGCAAGATCGGGGTGGATATAGACAACCTGCTGATCTCGCAGCCCGATTCCGGCGAGCAGGCGCTGGAAATAACCGAGAAACTTGTGCGCTCTGGCGCGCTGGACCTGATTGTTATTGATTCGGTGGCCGCGCTGGTGCCGAAAGCCGAAATTGAAGGCGAAATGGGCGACGCGCATGTGGGTTTGCAGGCGCGGCTGATGTCGCAGGCGTTGCGCAAGCTGACGAGCCTTGTTTCCAAAACGAAAACCTGTATCATTTTTATCAACCAGCTGCGCCAGAAAATCGGCGTAATGTTCGGCAACCCGGAAACGACGCCGGGCGGGCTGGCGCTTAAGTTTTATGCGTCCGTGCGGATTGACATCCGGCGGATCGAGAACATCAAGAGAGGCGACGAGGTGGTCGGGTCGAGAATCCGGGCCAAGGTGCTGAAAAACAAAGTAGCGCCGCCTTACCGGTCGGGCGAGTTTGTCATGATGCACGGCGAGGGCATTTCCCGGGAAGGCTGCATCATAGATATGGGCGTACAGGCCAAGCTGGTCGAAAAAGCCGGTTCCTGGTATATTTATAAGGATGAGAAGCTCGGTCAGGGCTACGATAACGCGCGGCTGTTTCTGAAAGAGCATCGCGAGCTGGCCGACGAACTGGAGAAACTGCTCCGGGACAAATATCTGACGCTTGGCAAAGACATTTTTGCCGCTGAAGAGGCCGAGCAGGCCGGCGCAGCCGCCACCGAAGACGCGTAG